AGAAGCCGCAAACTTTTCGAGATCTTCATTAGAATATTCTTTTAAGAAGGATGGGTCCTTGATAGTATTAAGATCCATTCGGGATCACTCGCCTTCATCATGATTTTCTAGAGGATTTTTTACCCCTCGGTAAAATAGTAATGTTTAACTTTCTTTCCACAAGTGAAATAATTCGAGCTGCGAAGAAAATGATATCAGTTGACGCGCGAATCGCAAAATACTTCCCTAGCGCCTTGCCCCCAACAGTTACCGCTGCTACTATACTTGTAAAAATCACTGAGATGACCAAGTTGGTAGTCGAATCCTCTGAATGTCCAAGAATAAACGTTAAGCGCAAAACAACCATCGTTGCAGCTGTTCCACTTATAACGCCAGCGATATCTCCGATTACGTCATTACAGAAGCTCGCGAAACGGTCCGCATTTCTGACAATAAGAATCGCCTCTTTGGAACCGTTTACTTTTTCAGCTGCCATAGCATGAAAAGGAACTTCATCTGCAGCCGTTGCCGCTATACCTAGCATATCGAAGAGTACTCCAATTGATACAATAACGAAAACGATAATGATCCCTAACAGATAGTACACATCATCTAATATATAATTGGAGATAACTGTAAAAATAGCCGCTAACACAAACGTGATAACGGCGATCCCCAAGCTAAATTTTAAAGAATTTTTTAGTTGTGTCTTCATGGATTAACCTCTATATTTTAAGTTCATTCACGTATATGTATGAAGGTCAGGATGGTCACCTAAAAGATAAAAACTGCGGCTTAGGTCCAGTAGGTTTTCCCAAGCGAGTACCATGTGTTGCCACATCGGCGGTTCCCCTTTAAACTCACCTTAGCACCGTCACCGATTGCTAGACTGGATTGCCACTTAGTCCGCACTATAATCCCTTTCAGGTGTCATGGAACAGTCTAGGAGATTTCCTCGACAGCCTTTGGCCGCTCCTTAGCCTCTTTTGCAGCGCTGATTTCATATGGTCGGGTAAGCGATCGAATAGTGGCCATCTATCTTTCGCTCAAAAGCCATAATCCCCTCAGAGCCACTCAAGGCAGGCTACGCTGTGGACCGTTCTTCCCAAAACAATCTCACAGGTTCATACCCCATTTCATAGCAGACGTTTGAGAACAGCCTCCTACAAATATGGGCCTCCGCGGAAGCAGGGTCAACGCCCACATGCCATTGTGGATCGCCCCGCAACCTTAACTCCCAGCATCGACCCAAGGCTGGGCGCCTCAAGCCAACACAAGGAACTTCATCGATGTGCCCTTTGGCGGATTTTTAGGCCCGCCTTCAGGAACGGAGGGCCGACTAGAATACTGCACCATCCTGTTTGTATTTCTAATATACCACATTCATTCCAATCCCTCAATCCACATGTACTGACAATTAATTCTTTCGATCGCTAATGTAATCAATCAGATCCTCTAAAAGGGAACTATCGACGCCAGCTTCCTTAAGAGCAGCCCTTGCTCGCTCTGCGTACTTCTGTTTGTGCTCGATCGCTCCTTCAAGACCTAACAATTGAGGATATGTACTTTTATGATTTGTTACATCACTACCTACTGGCTTCCCGATCTCGCCTTCTTCGCCAATAACATCTAAAATGTCATCCTGGACTTGAAATAACAAACCTATATAGTTTGCGTATGTCTCAATTTGGCGTAATTGTGTCGGATTGGCCCCTCCAATAAAGGCGCCTGCTACAGCTGAGAATCGTAGCAATTCACCGGTTTTGTGACGGTGTATGGCTTCTAGCTCTTCAAGGGAGAGTGTTTTCTCTTCTGCCTCCATATCAAGCATCTGACCAGCTACCATTCCTTCAGCACCACTGGCCTTCGATAATTCACGTGTTAGGAATACTTTTTCACGGTCTGTCAGATGGTCATTAGCTGTAATAACGTGAAAGGCTGCCGTTAGTAATCCGTCCCCAGCTAATATAGCTGTTGCTTCATCAAACTGCATATGATTCGTAGGCTTTCCTCTTCTCACGTCATCATCGTCCATCGCAGGAAGATCATCATGGATAAGAGAATACGTATGAATCATCTCTACCGCACAAGCAGGAGCGAGCGCTCGATCTTCCATACCACCAAACGCTTCATTGGCAGCCAATAATAAAACAGGGCGAATTCGCTTGCCCCCTGCTTCAATGGAGTATAGGATGGACTCTCTCAGTTTTTCAGGAATTTGCATAGAATAGATCTGTTGCTCCATCTGCTGGTTTAACTTAGAGCGCTTATTCTCCAAAAAGGTCCCTAGCATATGCACCTTATTCTTCCTCCTCCACTGAGAAAGACTCAAATTCTCCCTGATCATTCATAATTTGTTGCATCTGTTTTTCAACATTATTCAGTTTGTCGTTGCAAACCTTAGAAAGCTTCATGCCATCCTGATAATAAGTAATAGCTTTCTCTAAAGGGACATCTCCCTCTTCTAACTTTTCTACGATCTGCTCAAGCTGCTTCATAGCTTCTTCAAAACTCAATTCTTCTTGTTGTGCTTGCTCTTTTTCACTCATGGTCTTCCTCCTTTTCCATTCCCCATACTTGGCAATCTAAAACCCCATCTTGCACTTTAACCTGCAGAGGATCTCCAGGTTGAACATCACCGATTGATTTCACGACACTACCTTCCTGATCAAAAGGAATGGCATATCCTCTTTTCATGATTTCAAGAGGATTTAGTAATGATAATTTATTTAACATTTGTACATACTGGTTATCTTTCGCTCGCTTTTCCTGCTGCATGGCTCGGTTCATACGCTTAGTCAATTGAATAAACGTTTGTTTCGCTACGTCTAGCGAGCGCTCAGGGTGCTGTTGCCGAAGACGGTTCATATAGACGTTAAAGTCTTGTCTTCTACGTTCTTGAAGCATTGTAGAGGATTTTTTCAAGCGCTCTGATAAGCGGTCTAAGTCCTGCTCTTTCTGCCTCATGAGTTGTTCTGGATATCGAAACGCATACGACTTCTGGAGACGGGTTAGTTGATCTCTTCCCTGACGGTGCTGGACCTGTAGGGCTCGACTAAGACGACTTCTCATGGAATTCACACGCTCTAACACCTCTGCCTGAGAAGGTACCGCTACTTCAGCCGCACCTGTTGGTGTTGGGGCTCTGTAATCCGCTACAAAGTCACTAATTGTAAAGTCTGTTTCATGCCCGACCGCTGATATAATAGGAATCGTTGATTCGGCAATGGCTCTTGCTACTACTTCTTCATTAAAGGCCCATAGTTCTTCAATAGAACCTCCACCTCGCCCCGCTATAATGACATCATAATCACCGATTTCATTTACTTGTTTGATTGCCTGGGAAATAGATGGAGCGGCGCTTTTCCCTTGAACGAGAACAGGGAATACCGTTACGTTTACAAGAGGATAACGCCTTTCTATCGTAGTTAAAATATCGCGCACTGCAGCACCGGTCGGGGAAGTAATGACAGCAATAGATTCTGGATAAGGCGGAAGAGGCAACTTTCTAGAATCCTCAAAGAGGCCTTCTTTTGAAAGCTTTTTCTTTAGCTCCTCATAAGCAAGGTAAAGAGCGCCTAATCCGTCTGGCTCCATATGTTGAATATAAAGCTGGTACTGACCATGAGGCTCATATACCCCAATTTCACCCTTAATCAGAACATTCATCCCATCCTCAGGCTTGAACTTCAAACGCCGATTGTTCCCCGCAAACATCACTGCATTGACTCTGGATTTGTTATCTTTAATCGTCAAATACATGTGTCCTCGACTGTGATGTTTGAAGTTAGAAATTTCCCCCTTTAACCAAATATCAGTTAAATGGGGGTCTGTTTCGAACTTACGTTTAATGTATTTTGTTAAGGCGGACACCGTCAAATATTGATCTTGCACGGTTAAGAACTCCTTTGAGGGATATGATTGAACTGCTTGGCTGCTTTGATTGTATTTTGAAGAAGCATCGTAATCGTCATAGGTCCTACACCACGTGGGACGGGGGTAATATAAGAAGCTTTCTCAAGGGCTGATTCAAAATCAACGTCACCTGTCAAACTGCCATCTTCAACACGGTTCACACCTACATCAATGACAACAGCACCATCTTTAATGTCTTCTCCGGAAATGAAAGATGGCTTTCCGACAGCTACTATTAGAATGTCTGCACTTTGAGTAAATTCTTTGAGGTTCTTCGTGCGGGAATGGCAATATGTAACGGTCGCATTTTCATTTAGAAGCATTTGCCCAATCGGCTTTCCGACAATGCGACTGCGGCCGAGTACCACTACGTGTTTTCCTTCAAGGCTAATCTCTTTTTCCTTAAACATTGTTAAAATTCCTAACGGTGTACAAGGTAAAAAAGTTTCCTTCCCAGCCATCATGCGACCGATGCTTATAGGATGGAACCCATCAACGTCTTTACTTGGAGAAATGGCTTCAATGATTTCGTCTTCATTGATATGATCTGGTAATGGAAGTTGTACAAGAACCCCATGTACTTTAGGATCATGGTTCAGGCGATCCACCAAATCTAACAATTCTTGTTGTGAAACTTGTTCAGGAAGCTCGATTAAGTTCGATTCCAGACCAACTTTTTTGGAGGCTTTGTCTTTACCTCTTACATAGGATAAAGAAGCGGGATCGTTTCCAACGATTACGACTGTTAACCCAGGAACGACTCCCATCTCTTTAAGATCAGCAACCTCTTTAGTCATCCGCTCTCGAATATCTTCTGCTAATTCTCGTCCATAAATAATTTCTGCAGTCATGGAATCCACCCTCTCACAATTAATCAATCATTTTCTTCAATACACCGTTCACAAAACTTCCTGATTTGTCATCGCCAAATGTTTTAGCTAACTCAATTGCTTCATTAATGGAGACCTTTTCAGGGATATCTTCTTGATAGTTCATTTCATACACGGCTATACGCATAATCGTTTTCTCAACAGATGCAATACGATTAAAGGACCATTTCTCAAGATGGTTCGAAATCTGCTGATCAATTGTTTCCTGGTTTTCTTTCACACCAAAAACAAGTTGATCCAAAAACGCATCATGAACTTGGCCATCTTCTTCCTCTAAAATATTCTCGATCGCTTCATTAGCGTCCATTTCATTTATGTCCATTTGAAAAAGCGCCTGAAACGCCTTTTCTCTTGCTGTATGACGATTCATCATTCATTCTCCTTTATGTTTCTTTCCGTTAAGAATGATAACACGTAATAATCAGAAATGCTATAAATAATAGAACCTCAGCGATTAAAAGCCAAATCACATTCTTGTCGGCGCGCGGGGATTTATAGGAACAGCATACCCAAATCTCAGGAGGGGTATCCGTATGGGCTATAGGTGAGGAGAATGGTAGCGGAGGGATCGTTTGTGACCTGAGGTTTGAAAGTCCATCTTACTAAGGAAATAACTAGCCGCCCTGCTGTCATCACGTCGCACAAAGTCTCTAAAGATTGCATTATTCATGTATGGAAAACCTAATAAGAAATAATCAACTATTGCCTGCTTGTGTGAGTCACGCGAATAGTAATGACAAGTTGAGCACCTCCACCTCTTCCTTAGCCAATTCATATGGAAGCTTTTACACTTTGGACACTCGACTCCTTTTTGTAACTCGTCGTAAGATATCGAATACTTATCCAATATATTTGTAGGCGATAAAGGGGTATGGGCATCAAGGATCATCTGATTCATATTTCCTGGAAGGGTGGTGGGTGTATTAAATTGAGATTCCAAATTTACAATATGATCAAACAAATTTTCTACTTGGGTGATGGCGTGCTGATGAGGGTTGAGCTCAGAGGATTTTATAACAGCGGAAGGGTGTGTGAAGACAACGCAGTATTTAATCGGTAATGCGATGTGATGTGAGGAAAACCATTTAGATAGGTGCCTGCGCTGACGTCCGACTTGCACAAGAGGATTAGGCAGCCTTTCTTCGCGTGTTTCGCCTTTTCGAATTAACTGACTGAAAGTAGGATCAAATTGAATAATTCCTGAAATATTCTTCACTTCTAATATGATGGCGACGCGATTTGTAACAAGGAGGGTATCTATCTGGAATACTTTATCTCCATCCACGATCCGTAAATCATGAAAGATGTGGTACTGGCGATCATCAAGATAACTTAGAGGATAATCGAGTTCTTGCTCTCCCCAATAGCCAGCTCTTCTTTTACTAATGCTCTTCATTACGGCAGATTTTTTCGGATGACGATAAGGTAATCTTTTTTCTAACACTTCTTCTTGTCTAAGTATGAAGGGGATGGTTCTCTTTTTTACGATCATGTAAAACTCCTTTCATTGCTCTTAAATAAATTACATTACAGCATTATTCGACTAAATGTTCGGGTTTCCTTTATTTTTTATAAAATTTGTAATCGGTGTTTTAGGAGGGGGCTCGAGCATTGATTAGCGGAACTAGTTTTGTTACTGCATTTGGGTTTCGTTTTAGACATTGCATCTTTGGTTTATGCACTACGATGCGGGATTTCTTCACTGCTCCTTACTTTTTCTGCAGTCCGGCGGGGATTTGGACACTGATGGCCGGCTTTCGACAGTACGGTCGCGCTTTCTTCACTGCGCAGGCTGTTTCTACACTCCGATCCGGCTTTCTTCATGCCAACAGCTCTTTCTACACTCCGAGCCGGGCTTTCTTCACTGCTCCTCACTCTTTTTGCAGTACGGCGGTGGTTTGGACACTGATGGCCGGCTTTCGACAGTACGGTCGCGCTTTCTTCACTACGCAGGCTGTTTCTACACTCCGATCCGGCTTTCTTCATGCCAACAGCTCTTTCTACACTCCGAGCCGGGCTTTCTTCACTGCTCCTTACTCTTTCTGCAGTCCGGCGGGGGTTTGGACACTGATGGCCGGCTTTCGACAGTACGGTCGCGCTTTCTTCACTGCGCAGGCTGTTTCTACACTCCGATCCCACTTTCTACATGCCAAAAGCTCTTTCTACACTCCAAGCCGGGCTTTCTTCACTGCTCCTCACTCTTTTCGCAGTACGGCGGTGGTTTGGACACTCCGATCCGGCTTTCTACACTCGGGTGGCGCTTTCTTCAGTCCCCAGGCTCTTTCCACACTCCGCCCCGTCTCTCTTCACTCCATCCCCGATTTCGACACTCCGCCCCACAAAACAAAAAAACCACAAAGAAGACAAGTCGTCTTCTCTGTGGTTCAAAGTTCCCTTTACACGCCAGGGATCTCTTCTTCTTCGTCCTCTTTTGTTGGTTCCATTTGGATCCCTACGATGTGAACGTTGATTTCTTTAATTTCTAGGGCGGTCATATTTTTAAGGGCTTGGCGCGTGCTGTCTTGGATCTGCTGGGCTGTTTGTGGGATGGAGATTCCAAAGTCCATGACGACGTAGATATCAATGACGATGCCTTCGTCTGACAGTTCAACTTTGATTCCTTTCCCGTGATTCTTCTTTCCGCCAAGACGTTCGGCTACGCCACTTGCAAAGTTACCGCGCATGGATGCAACACCTTCGACTTCTGATGCAGCGATACCGGCAATAACTTCAATAACCTCTGGAGCAATTTCCACTTTACCTAAGCTGGAGTCCTCTCCAACATTTAATAAATGATTTTCACTCATCTTGGTCACTCCTTTGTGTTATTCCTCTTCCATTATAGTATAGGTTTCAAGGAATTTCGTATTAAAATCTCCTCCGCGGAAGACTTCGTGTTCCATCATGCGACGGTGGAACGGAATTGTTGTATGAACTCCTTCGATAACGAACTCATCAAGGGCACGTTTCATACGATCCATTGCTTCTTCTCGTGTATTTCCATAAGTGATCAACTTCGCAATCATTGAATCATAATACGGAGGAATCATCCAGCCTGGATACGCCGATGAATCTACACGGACACCGAAGCCACCTGGAGGAAGATACATTTCAATTCGTCCTGGTGATGGCATAAAGTTCTTGAACGGGTTCTCCGCGTTAATACGACATTCAATGGAATGACCCTCAAATTCAATTTGATCTTGAGAGAATTGAAGAGGTTCATTATTGGCCACATGAATCATTTCTTTGATTAAATCAACGCCTGTCACCATTTCTGTAACAGGGTGTTCCACTTGAATACGCGTGTTCATCTCCATGAAGTAGAAGCTGTTGTTGTTCTGGTCGAAGATGAATTCCACCGTACCTGCGCCTGAGTAATTAACAGCTAAGGCTGCTTTTACAGCTGCTTCTCCCATTTCAGCACGTAGGTCTGGCCCAAGTGCCGGAGATGGTGTTTCTTCTATTAATTTTTGCAGGCGACGTTGAACAGAGCAGTCCCGTTCACCAAGGTGAATGGCATTTCCATGGTTGTCTGCAAGTATTTGAATTTCAACGTGACGGAAGTCTTCAATATACTTTTCTAAATAGACACCAGGATTACCGAATGCTTTTTCCGCTTCATTTTGCGTGACGCGAATCCCTTTTTTGAGTTCTTCTTCGTCACGAGCGACACGGATTCCTTTTCCGCCGCCGCCAGCGGTTGCTTTAATGATAACTGGGTAACCGATTTGCTCAGCTACTTGAAGGCCGTGTTCTTCATCACGAATTAAACCTTCAGAGCCGGGAACGACTGGTACACCCGCTTCTTTCATCGTTTCTCGAGCGACGTCTTTTGTTCCCATTTTACGAATAGCCTGAGCGCTTGGTCCGATGAATGTAATGTTGCATTCATCACAGATTTCAGCGAAATCTGGGTTCTCGGACAAGAATCCGTAACCCGGATGAATGGCTTCTGATTCGGTTAATGTGGCGACGCTCATAATATTTGTGAAATTCAAGTAGCTTTCACTACTCATGGTTGGTCCAATGCAATACGCTTCATCTGCTAGTTGAACGTGTAGAGATTCTTTATCCGCTTCAGAATAGACGGCCACCGTTTCAATGTCCATCTCTTTACAAGCTCGAATAATCCGAACGGCGATCTCTCCACGGTTCGCGATTAAGATTTTCTTGATCACAGTTCCATCCCCTTATTCGGATTTCACTCGGAATAATGGCTGACCATATTCAACAAGCTGACCATTTTCTACGAGTACTTCTACAATTTTACCATTAACTTCAGCTTCAATCTCGTTGAAGAGCTTCATGGCTTCCACAATACAAACTACAGAGTCCTTCGTTACAACGTCTCCTGTTTTAACGAAAGGACCAGCGTCTGGTGAAGATGCTTCGTAAAAAGTTCCCACCATTGGGGAAACAATCTCATGATCATAATCTGCCTTTGCCTCTGTTTGAGGTTCTGGCTTAGGTTCCTCAGCTGCTTGAGTTGGTTCCGGTTGCGGTTGTGGCGCAGGCTGGGCTGGTTGCTGTGCAGCAACTGGTTGAGCGGCCGGGCGTTCAACAACCTCTCCTGTATTTTTCTTCATAGTTACTGTTGTTCCATTGCTTTCATATGTAAACTCATCGATTGTTGATTCATCGATTAATTTAATGAGTTCACGAATTTCTTGTACTTTTAACATATTCTGCGCACCCCTTCTATATTTGAAATGCATATTATTAACTGGTACTAATAACACCTCTTAATATTTTACGACAAAGAGTAGTAAAACTTCAACCTACCAGAAAGCGCTTACTAGTTCTTTTCTCGATTAGAACGGGCTTTTCCTCTTCTCTAAATAAAAAAAATAACTATAAAAAAACAGCTTTCGCACACCGTTAGAGTGCGAAAGCTGTCTGTTTACTTTTCGTTTGGAATGTATTCTACTACAACCGGAACTGGTCCGAATTCATCATATACAATTTGATGAATTTGACTGACGTCTTGTTTAGACATCTCGTTTGCTTTTACTTTCACTAATACTTTATCATCCTCTGCGCGAACAAATACATCCGGATATTCTGCTTTTGCTTGGATGGATTGTTGAGCGACCGATTCTTTCGTACTTAGTTCTCGAATCTTATCAATCTCATTTTTGGCATCATTCACTTCTTCAGCAGAAACTTCACTAGAAGCCATAATGTTTTCTAGTTCTTCAATTTTCTTAGAGCGGCTGTCCATAATATCTAATTGCATGGAAGAGAAGTATTGATCAGACGAAAGGCTTGATGTGAGGGAACCATCTTCTCCTTCTTGAGTTGTTGCATCGCCTTCACTTGGTGTTCCTGCCGTTTGTTGGTCTGCGTTTTCTTCATCCCCCATGTACGCGAGCTCCCCTTCTGGTGGTGAAGTCATATAATACACACTCAGCACAATCATCAAGCTCAACATCGTTAGCAACCAAACCGTTTGTTTTTTTAACATCATTCTTTCATTCCTCCCTTATTTTTTCGGCATTACCGAAATTCGATGTGTAGGAACATCAAGTGTTCGTGAAACTGTTTCAACAATCCACTCTTTCACTTTCATATGGTCAGCACCCTTGGCTACGACTCCAACGCCTCGAACAGATGGTTTATCCGTCCGGATCAGGAGCGGAACTTCTTGGTCGCCTTGTCTTGTGACAACGATTTGTTCATCCTCTGTGAAATCTTCAATGTTACGCTCGCCACCACTCTTATCATTCTCTGTCGTGTGTTGCTTGCTCACGGTTGTATTTTTTTCATAGACCTTTGCTTCTGTTGACTCCAGATTCACCATTACTTCTACCTCTGAAACACCTTGAATCTTCTCGAGGAGCCCTTTTAGCTCTTTCTCGTAGTAAGTTTCCACATCTGACATCAGCATATCTGCCTCGTCCTTCTTCTGACCAAACGTTTCCTTTTCGGCAGGTTGCACACTCTCGGTTTGGATAGGAGGCGAAATCCCTTCGCTTCTGGCTTCATCGTTAGTGAAAAAGTCACCAACTAGTAAGATGAGTAACCCTAGCAAACCAACAAGTACCACGTAAGCTAGTTTAGTAGGCTTCCCACCATCGGCTGACTTCAGCTTCAGCAATGAAAAGATGTTAGTTAACGGATTTTTCTTCATTGAAC
The nucleotide sequence above comes from Pontibacillus chungwhensis. Encoded proteins:
- a CDS encoding SpoIIIAH-like family protein, with amino-acid sequence MMLKKQTVWLLTMLSLMIVLSVYYMTSPPEGELAYMGDEENADQQTAGTPSEGDATTQEGEDGSLTSSLSSDQYFSSMQLDIMDSRSKKIEELENIMASSEVSAEEVNDAKNEIDKIRELSTKESVAQQSIQAKAEYPDVFVRAEDDKVLVKVKANEMSKQDVSQIHQIVYDEFGPVPVVVEYIPNEK
- a CDS encoding polyprenyl synthetase family protein, with amino-acid sequence MLGTFLENKRSKLNQQMEQQIYSMQIPEKLRESILYSIEAGGKRIRPVLLLAANEAFGGMEDRALAPACAVEMIHTYSLIHDDLPAMDDDDVRRGKPTNHMQFDEATAILAGDGLLTAAFHVITANDHLTDREKVFLTRELSKASGAEGMVAGQMLDMEAEEKTLSLEELEAIHRHKTGELLRFSAVAGAFIGGANPTQLRQIETYANYIGLLFQVQDDILDVIGEEGEIGKPVGSDVTNHKSTYPQLLGLEGAIEHKQKYAERARAALKEAGVDSSLLEDLIDYISDRKN
- a CDS encoding Asp23/Gls24 family envelope stress response protein, with protein sequence MSENHLLNVGEDSSLGKVEIAPEVIEVIAGIAASEVEGVASMRGNFASGVAERLGGKKNHGKGIKVELSDEGIVIDIYVVMDFGISIPQTAQQIQDSTRQALKNMTALEIKEINVHIVGIQMEPTKEDEEEEIPGV
- the xseA gene encoding exodeoxyribonuclease VII large subunit; the encoded protein is MQDQYLTVSALTKYIKRKFETDPHLTDIWLKGEISNFKHHSRGHMYLTIKDNKSRVNAVMFAGNNRRLKFKPEDGMNVLIKGEIGVYEPHGQYQLYIQHMEPDGLGALYLAYEELKKKLSKEGLFEDSRKLPLPPYPESIAVITSPTGAAVRDILTTIERRYPLVNVTVFPVLVQGKSAAPSISQAIKQVNEIGDYDVIIAGRGGGSIEELWAFNEEVVARAIAESTIPIISAVGHETDFTISDFVADYRAPTPTGAAEVAVPSQAEVLERVNSMRSRLSRALQVQHRQGRDQLTRLQKSYAFRYPEQLMRQKEQDLDRLSERLKKSSTMLQERRRQDFNVYMNRLRQQHPERSLDVAKQTFIQLTKRMNRAMQQEKRAKDNQYVQMLNKLSLLNPLEIMKRGYAIPFDQEGSVVKSIGDVQPGDPLQVKVQDGVLDCQVWGMEKEEDHE
- the spoIIIAG gene encoding stage III sporulation protein AG, with the protein product MKKNPLTNIFSLLKLKSADGGKPTKLAYVVLVGLLGLLILLVGDFFTNDEARSEGISPPIQTESVQPAEKETFGQKKDEADMLMSDVETYYEKELKGLLEKIQGVSEVEVMVNLESTEAKVYEKNTTVSKQHTTENDKSGGERNIEDFTEDEQIVVTRQGDQEVPLLIRTDKPSVRGVGVVAKGADHMKVKEWIVETVSRTLDVPTHRISVMPKK
- a CDS encoding exodeoxyribonuclease VII small subunit — translated: MSEKEQAQQEELSFEEAMKQLEQIVEKLEEGDVPLEKAITYYQDGMKLSKVCNDKLNNVEKQMQQIMNDQGEFESFSVEEEE
- a CDS encoding nuclease-related domain-containing protein; translation: MIVKKRTIPFILRQEEVLEKRLPYRHPKKSAVMKSISKRRAGYWGEQELDYPLSYLDDRQYHIFHDLRIVDGDKVFQIDTLLVTNRVAIILEVKNISGIIQFDPTFSQLIRKGETREERLPNPLVQVGRQRRHLSKWFSSHHIALPIKYCVVFTHPSAVIKSSELNPHQHAITQVENLFDHIVNLESQFNTPTTLPGNMNQMILDAHTPLSPTNILDKYSISYDELQKGVECPKCKSFHMNWLRKRWRCSTCHYYSRDSHKQAIVDYFLLGFPYMNNAIFRDFVRRDDSRAASYFLSKMDFQTSGHKRSLRYHSPHL
- the folD gene encoding bifunctional methylenetetrahydrofolate dehydrogenase/methenyltetrahydrofolate cyclohydrolase FolD, yielding MTAEIIYGRELAEDIRERMTKEVADLKEMGVVPGLTVVIVGNDPASLSYVRGKDKASKKVGLESNLIELPEQVSQQELLDLVDRLNHDPKVHGVLVQLPLPDHINEDEIIEAISPSKDVDGFHPISIGRMMAGKETFLPCTPLGILTMFKEKEISLEGKHVVVLGRSRIVGKPIGQMLLNENATVTYCHSRTKNLKEFTQSADILIVAVGKPSFISGEDIKDGAVVIDVGVNRVEDGSLTGDVDFESALEKASYITPVPRGVGPMTITMLLQNTIKAAKQFNHIPQRSS
- the accC gene encoding acetyl-CoA carboxylase biotin carboxylase subunit, whose protein sequence is MIKKILIANRGEIAVRIIRACKEMDIETVAVYSEADKESLHVQLADEAYCIGPTMSSESYLNFTNIMSVATLTESEAIHPGYGFLSENPDFAEICDECNITFIGPSAQAIRKMGTKDVARETMKEAGVPVVPGSEGLIRDEEHGLQVAEQIGYPVIIKATAGGGGKGIRVARDEEELKKGIRVTQNEAEKAFGNPGVYLEKYIEDFRHVEIQILADNHGNAIHLGERDCSVQRRLQKLIEETPSPALGPDLRAEMGEAAVKAALAVNYSGAGTVEFIFDQNNNSFYFMEMNTRIQVEHPVTEMVTGVDLIKEMIHVANNEPLQFSQDQIEFEGHSIECRINAENPFKNFMPSPGRIEMYLPPGGFGVRVDSSAYPGWMIPPYYDSMIAKLITYGNTREEAMDRMKRALDEFVIEGVHTTIPFHRRMMEHEVFRGGDFNTKFLETYTIMEEE
- the accB gene encoding acetyl-CoA carboxylase biotin carboxyl carrier protein — its product is MLKVQEIRELIKLIDESTIDEFTYESNGTTVTMKKNTGEVVERPAAQPVAAQQPAQPAPQPQPEPTQAAEEPKPEPQTEAKADYDHEIVSPMVGTFYEASSPDAGPFVKTGDVVTKDSVVCIVEAMKLFNEIEAEVNGKIVEVLVENGQLVEYGQPLFRVKSE
- the nusB gene encoding transcription antitermination factor NusB, translated to MNRHTAREKAFQALFQMDINEMDANEAIENILEEEDGQVHDAFLDQLVFGVKENQETIDQQISNHLEKWSFNRIASVEKTIMRIAVYEMNYQEDIPEKVSINEAIELAKTFGDDKSGSFVNGVLKKMID